From the genome of Rhodoligotrophos defluvii:
GGGGCGCCCCATCGCGCGCAGCGCCGTCACGCGGAGCGCCCTCACGCGGGGCTCCGTCGCGGCCTCCCCGCGGCCCGCGCGGCCCGCGGTCATCGCGCTCCTCACGGCTGGAGCGGGCGCGCATCATGGCCGACGGTCCGGTCTCATGATCTTCGACGCGCAGGGTGAGGAACCGGATCACGTCCTCGTTGATCTTCATCTGGCGCTCCAGCTCGGCCACAGCCGCATGGGGCGCATCCAAGTTCATCAGGGTGTAGTGAGCCTTGCGGTTCTTCTTGATGCGATAGGCGACGGGCCGCAGGCCCCAGTGCTCCACCTTCGTCACCGATCCGCCGTTTTCCTGAAGAACGGTCTTGAACTGCTCGGTCAGCGCCTCGACCTGGGCGGTCGATGCATCCTGCCGAACCATGAATACGTGCTCGTACAACGCCATCGGCGCCAAGCCTTTCCTGTTCGCGGTTGCGGTTCAACTCCGGCGCCGAGCCTCCCTCAAGCCCCTCGCGGAAAGGCTCAAGTTCGTGGATCCTCAAAGAAGCGGAGACACCGGGAGCCTGGCGCTCAGCACCGCCGCAGCCTCGTTCGAGACGACGGCCTCCCGTTCAGCCTCCAACCGGAGCTGCTACAAGGCCCTGCATATAGAGCCAATGGCGGCGGCGGGCAAGGGCCGTTCATCAACATCGCCACTTCGCGCTTTCCACAGCGGCCGACCCATCGATGCAGCCGTTTTTCTTGACAGGCCGGTAATGCTCATGATTGCTGCCGCGCGAGCGGTTCAACCATACGCACGCAGGCGATGACAACAGCGTTCACCTTTCCCGGACAGGGAAGCCAGCAGGTCGGCATGGGCCGGGCCCTGGCGGAGGCCTTCCCGCCGAGCCGGGCGGTTTTCGAGGAAGTGGACGAGGCGCTCGGGCAGCCCCTCTCCCGGCTGATGTGGGACGGCCCGGAGGATCAGCTGACCCTCACGGAGAATGCGCAGCCGGCGCTGCTCGCGGTGTCGATCGCGGCCCTGAGGGCGCTGGAGGCCGAGGCAGGGCTGGTGGTCGCGCGGGACGTTGCCTTCGTTGCCGGGCACTCGCTCGGGGAATATTCCGCGCTGACCGCCGCGGGGAGTTTCGCGCTGAGCGATGCGGCGCGGCTTTTGCGGCTGCGCGGGCAGGCAATGCAGCGGGC
Proteins encoded in this window:
- the rpsF gene encoding 30S ribosomal protein S6 gives rise to the protein MALYEHVFMVRQDASTAQVEALTEQFKTVLQENGGSVTKVEHWGLRPVAYRIKKNRKAHYTLMNLDAPHAAVAELERQMKINEDVIRFLTLRVEDHETGPSAMMRARSSREERDDRGPRGPRGGRDGAPREGAPRDGAARDGAP